In Mycetocola zhujimingii, one DNA window encodes the following:
- a CDS encoding glycoside hydrolase family 13 protein, whose product MLSRDDVASETDAAWWRQAAVYQIYPRSFADANGDGIGDLAGIRSRIGYLSALHIDAVWLSPFYPSALADGGYDVDDYRDVDPRLGTLGDFDALVTDLHAAGIRMIVDIVPNHTSNRHEWFREALASPRGSSSRARYIFRDGRGPDGAEPPADWTSAFGGPAWEPVGDGQWYLHYFAVEQPDLNWDNREVRDDFLRTLRFWSDRGVDGFRIDVAHGLAKKLDEHLPSQAELDALPKGDGGHPLWDRDEVHDIYAEWRTVFDSYSPPRTAVAEAWVPSHRVPRYASPEGLGQAFNFDLLEADFDADAFRRIVEDNLALAAQSGSSTTWVLSNHDVVRHATRYGLPEPASPNEKHGYAWLMSGGVSPVLNRERGLRRARAASLLVLALPGSAYIYQGEELGLHEVADIPAESRQDPAFFRNPGVEVGRDGCRVPLPWTTDRPSFGFGTAPAHLPQPDWFASVAVSVQEHDPDSTLSLYRKALELRHRLQTAEPLEWLDSTPDVVRFRRPNGWEVAMNFGAEPAELPAGTVVLASSPLAGRRLPAETTVWMQPS is encoded by the coding sequence GTGCTGTCAAGGGATGACGTCGCGTCGGAGACCGACGCCGCGTGGTGGCGCCAGGCCGCCGTCTACCAGATCTACCCGCGCAGCTTTGCCGACGCCAATGGCGACGGAATTGGCGACCTCGCCGGCATCCGTTCTCGCATCGGCTACCTCAGCGCACTCCACATCGATGCTGTGTGGTTGAGCCCGTTCTACCCCTCGGCGCTTGCGGACGGCGGGTACGACGTCGACGACTACCGGGACGTCGATCCGCGGCTCGGTACCCTCGGGGATTTCGATGCCCTCGTCACCGATCTTCATGCCGCCGGCATCCGGATGATTGTCGACATCGTGCCCAATCACACGTCGAACCGGCACGAGTGGTTCCGTGAGGCCCTGGCATCCCCCCGCGGATCTTCGTCGCGCGCACGGTACATCTTCCGTGACGGCCGCGGACCCGACGGTGCCGAGCCACCCGCGGACTGGACGAGCGCGTTCGGCGGCCCGGCGTGGGAACCCGTGGGAGACGGCCAGTGGTACCTGCACTACTTTGCCGTGGAACAGCCCGACCTCAACTGGGACAACAGGGAGGTCCGCGACGACTTCCTGAGAACGCTGCGGTTCTGGTCCGACCGCGGTGTCGACGGTTTCCGCATCGACGTCGCCCACGGACTCGCCAAAAAGCTCGACGAGCACCTGCCGAGCCAGGCGGAGCTGGACGCCCTGCCGAAGGGTGACGGCGGCCATCCGCTCTGGGATCGCGACGAGGTGCACGACATCTACGCAGAGTGGCGCACCGTCTTCGACAGCTACTCGCCGCCGCGCACGGCCGTTGCGGAGGCGTGGGTTCCGTCGCACCGGGTGCCCCGGTACGCGAGCCCGGAGGGGCTGGGGCAGGCGTTCAACTTTGATCTTCTCGAGGCCGATTTCGATGCGGATGCCTTCCGTCGCATCGTCGAAGACAACCTTGCGCTCGCGGCGCAGTCCGGGTCATCGACGACGTGGGTGCTGTCGAATCACGACGTCGTTCGGCACGCCACCCGGTATGGGCTGCCTGAACCCGCCAGCCCGAACGAGAAGCACGGGTACGCGTGGCTGATGTCCGGCGGCGTCTCCCCCGTTCTCAACCGCGAGCGAGGTTTGCGGCGGGCACGGGCGGCCAGCCTGTTGGTGCTGGCGCTGCCTGGGTCGGCCTACATCTATCAGGGCGAAGAACTCGGACTGCACGAGGTCGCGGACATCCCCGCTGAGAGCCGACAGGACCCCGCTTTCTTCCGCAATCCCGGGGTGGAGGTCGGCAGGGACGGCTGTCGGGTCCCTCTGCCGTGGACCACCGATCGGCCGTCGTTCGGGTTCGGTACAGCGCCGGCACATCTCCCCCAGCCCGACTGGTTCGCCTCGGTCGCGGTTTCCGTTCAGGAACACGACCCCGACTCGACGCTCTCGCTGTATCGGAAGGCCCTCGAACTGAGGCACCGCCTGCAGACTGCGGAACCACTCGAGTGGCTCGATTCAACACCGGATGTCGTTCGGTTCCGCCGCCCGAACGGCTGGGAGGTCGCGATGAACTTCGGCGCCGAACCAGCGGAGCTGCCGGCCGGAACCGTGGTGCTCGCGAGCAGCCCC
- a CDS encoding carbohydrate ABC transporter permease: protein MTQEALRPAGGPAITPRSAGPRPTQIRRRGRVGQEATNWPVMIILLLCSLTVLLPLYVTISMSMKSTAQAVDGNAFSLPAPFDFSGFAEAWELTNFPVTFTISVLVTIGTVVGTVLLAALASYAIVRNWERRLFRYSFFYLLAAMFLPFPVVALPQIQLTGLVGLANPVGVTILHIMFQLSFSILLFTAFLRSIPLELEESARIDGATTWQTFWQLIFPLLAPMSATVAIFAFLASWNDFMMPSLIIADASQQTIPVVQNIFQTQFSTNYNVSFASYLMAMAPAIIVYLFTQRWVMEGVTQGAVKG, encoded by the coding sequence ATGACGCAGGAAGCACTTCGTCCGGCCGGGGGCCCGGCGATCACCCCGCGCAGTGCCGGACCCCGGCCGACGCAGATCCGTCGACGCGGCCGCGTCGGGCAGGAGGCCACCAACTGGCCGGTGATGATCATCCTGCTGCTCTGCTCACTGACCGTGCTGCTGCCGCTGTACGTCACGATTTCAATGTCGATGAAATCCACAGCGCAGGCCGTCGACGGCAATGCGTTCTCGCTCCCGGCGCCCTTCGACTTCTCCGGATTCGCCGAAGCGTGGGAGCTCACGAATTTTCCGGTGACCTTCACCATCTCCGTGCTGGTGACGATCGGGACGGTCGTCGGCACTGTCCTTCTCGCCGCGCTGGCCTCATACGCGATCGTGCGCAACTGGGAACGCCGCCTGTTCCGGTATTCGTTCTTCTACCTGCTCGCGGCGATGTTCCTTCCGTTCCCGGTGGTCGCTCTGCCGCAGATCCAGCTCACCGGGCTGGTCGGCCTGGCGAACCCCGTCGGCGTGACGATCCTGCACATCATGTTCCAGTTGTCGTTCAGCATCCTGCTGTTCACCGCCTTCCTGCGTTCGATACCGCTCGAACTGGAGGAGAGTGCGCGCATTGACGGCGCGACCACGTGGCAGACCTTCTGGCAGCTGATTTTCCCCCTGCTCGCACCGATGAGCGCCACCGTCGCCATCTTTGCTTTCCTCGCCTCGTGGAACGACTTCATGATGCCGTCGCTGATCATCGCCGACGCCTCGCAACAGACCATCCCCGTGGTGCAGAACATCTTCCAGACCCAGTTCAGCACCAACTACAACGTGTCGTTCGCCTCCTACCTCATGGCCATGGCGCCCGCGATCATCGTCTACCTGTTCACCCAGAGGTGGGTGATGGAAGGGGTGACCCAGGGTGCTGTCAAGGGATGA
- a CDS encoding carbohydrate ABC transporter permease — translation MTTPITPAAASAGSLVASAERGQTDHIAGLRTRRGKPKVDAMYYVFLLPTLVLFTLAITLPAILGIFYSFTNFIGFGDWQLVGFTNYIAVFSDPAILSSYVFTFGFAFVTVIIVNVIAFLLAVALTSRIKLKTPLRAIFVIPMVISGIVIAFVFKFLFSNSLPAFGAATGIGWLQESILANENLAWLGIVIVAAWQSIPSALLIYIAGLLSIPGEVYEAADIDGASAWVRLRSVTLPLVAGYVVINVILGFKNYLNVYDIIVGLTNGGPGTATRSIAMTIFTGFTGGDYAYQMANATIFFIIAVIISILQLRLTRGKAALS, via the coding sequence ATGACGACTCCGATTACTCCGGCGGCAGCATCCGCTGGTTCGCTGGTTGCCAGCGCCGAACGCGGGCAAACTGACCACATCGCCGGGCTGCGCACGCGTCGTGGGAAGCCCAAGGTCGACGCGATGTACTACGTCTTTCTCCTGCCGACGCTGGTGCTCTTCACGCTGGCGATCACTCTCCCGGCGATCCTCGGCATCTTCTACAGCTTCACGAACTTCATCGGCTTCGGTGACTGGCAGCTCGTCGGGTTCACCAACTACATCGCCGTGTTTTCCGATCCGGCCATCCTGTCGAGCTACGTGTTCACCTTCGGTTTCGCTTTCGTGACCGTGATCATTGTCAACGTCATCGCGTTCCTGCTGGCCGTTGCGCTGACATCCCGGATCAAGCTGAAGACTCCGTTGCGGGCGATCTTCGTCATTCCGATGGTCATCTCGGGCATCGTCATCGCGTTCGTGTTCAAGTTCCTCTTCTCGAACTCGCTGCCGGCTTTCGGCGCCGCCACCGGAATCGGCTGGCTGCAGGAATCGATCCTCGCCAACGAGAATCTCGCGTGGCTCGGGATCGTCATCGTTGCGGCGTGGCAGTCGATCCCCAGCGCCCTGCTGATTTACATCGCCGGGCTGCTGTCGATCCCGGGCGAGGTCTATGAGGCCGCGGACATCGACGGTGCGAGCGCCTGGGTCAGGCTGCGCTCGGTCACGCTCCCGCTGGTCGCCGGTTACGTCGTGATCAATGTCATCCTCGGGTTCAAGAACTACCTCAACGTGTACGACATCATCGTCGGCCTCACCAACGGCGGACCAGGCACGGCGACCCGAAGCATCGCGATGACGATCTTCACCGGATTCACCGGCGGCGATTACGCCTACCAGATGGCCAACGCGACGATCTTCTTCATCATCGCGGTCATTATCTCGATCCTCCAGCTCCGGCTGACCCGCGGAAAGGCGGCACTCTCATGA
- a CDS encoding ABC transporter substrate-binding protein, translated as MRSTGPRTRLGLAVAVITAATISLTGCAAAGSGPTEVTFHMSKPEAIPFFRDLVTQFNSEQSEVEVTLDTASNLSAGFLRGNPPDVGLLNYNMEMSRFMERGALSDLSDMPEADRIRPEVQDLVDQYATYPGRTSVLPYSIAAASVIYNVQVFEDNGIEVPTTWSELIAACETLEAAGITPIYSTFQEPWTVAQGLFDYTVGGSVDVADFFEQMNDLGTEVGPDSPVSFEKTLKEPVEKMVELAAFSNGNAASRTYGDGNVAFANGEAAMLLQGPWALGEIAKTNEDLELGTFPLPATDDPDDLRVRVNLDLALWIPEISDAKEAAREFVSFLMQPDIMDEYNAAYLGFGTTTDAAPVTDERILGMQEYYDDGRFYQGASQRVHLSIPTQNYVQAIATGADVEATLSRLDSDWARLALRD; from the coding sequence ATTCGTTCTACCGGTCCTCGAACCCGACTCGGCCTCGCCGTCGCGGTGATCACCGCCGCAACGATCTCCCTCACCGGGTGCGCCGCAGCGGGAAGCGGCCCCACGGAGGTCACCTTCCACATGAGCAAGCCGGAAGCGATCCCGTTCTTCCGCGACCTCGTGACGCAGTTCAACAGCGAGCAGTCGGAGGTCGAGGTCACCCTCGATACGGCGTCCAACCTCTCCGCGGGCTTTCTCCGCGGCAACCCGCCGGACGTCGGGCTCCTCAACTACAACATGGAGATGTCGCGGTTCATGGAGCGAGGCGCACTGTCCGACCTGTCCGACATGCCGGAGGCCGACCGGATCCGACCAGAGGTGCAGGACCTGGTCGACCAGTACGCGACCTACCCGGGGCGCACCAGCGTGCTGCCGTATTCGATTGCAGCGGCATCCGTCATCTACAACGTGCAGGTCTTCGAAGACAACGGGATCGAAGTGCCCACAACCTGGAGCGAGCTGATCGCGGCGTGCGAGACCCTCGAGGCCGCGGGAATCACGCCGATCTACAGCACCTTTCAGGAGCCGTGGACCGTCGCGCAGGGCCTGTTCGACTACACGGTCGGCGGTTCAGTCGACGTGGCGGATTTCTTCGAACAGATGAATGACCTGGGCACCGAGGTCGGGCCGGACTCCCCGGTCTCCTTCGAGAAGACGCTGAAAGAACCCGTCGAGAAGATGGTGGAACTCGCCGCGTTCTCCAACGGCAATGCCGCAAGTCGAACCTACGGGGACGGGAACGTGGCCTTCGCCAACGGTGAAGCCGCGATGCTGCTGCAGGGTCCGTGGGCGCTGGGCGAAATCGCCAAGACCAACGAGGACCTCGAGCTCGGCACCTTTCCGCTGCCTGCCACCGACGACCCCGACGACCTCAGGGTTCGGGTCAACCTCGACCTCGCGCTGTGGATTCCCGAGATCAGTGACGCCAAGGAAGCAGCGCGTGAGTTCGTCTCGTTCCTGATGCAGCCGGACATCATGGACGAGTACAACGCCGCTTACCTGGGCTTCGGGACCACAACGGATGCCGCTCCCGTCACCGATGAGCGGATCCTCGGCATGCAGGAGTACTACGACGATGGCCGCTTTTACCAGGGCGCCTCGCAGCGCGTGCATCTCAGCATCCCGACCCAGAACTACGTGCAGGCCATCGCGACCGGCGCCGATGTCGAGGCGACCCTGAGCCGGCTGGATTCCGACTGGGCGCGCCTCGCCCTGCGCGACTGA
- a CDS encoding ROK family protein, with translation MAQSVTASSPQLLRTLNARTVLEHAWQTRVFTASDVMASVGLTRSTVIGVCDELVDKGWLDELEDVQGTGRKGRPARRYALRERAGVVVGIDAGYDRMSARVADLRGASLGTAEVRIPARSPNSVDRLADADERRRLALETFDRAMAASGVDRSRVLALTLGVPAPVDDRGRSPEGQSGFWAVMNPDFSRAFEDVAPIVTVENDANLAAIAERATGTGQGRDVGSYISMLVGEGIGSGLMIEGRLVRGRRGGAGEMRFLDYVDGVGSANGLALLARRWALDALAAGEVDARSPLGSVNPQALTESDVAQAAELGDAVARGILDRLAERLARICIVLGDLLDVDRVIVGGDLAESLPAVIAGAALRVAGSGDPTAPELVASRLGGGAVSVGAVEHALSLVRERALVLEPGARTTAEPAPV, from the coding sequence TTGGCTCAGAGCGTTACCGCGTCGTCACCGCAACTGTTGCGCACGCTCAATGCACGCACGGTGCTCGAGCACGCCTGGCAAACGCGCGTGTTCACGGCGTCGGATGTGATGGCATCCGTCGGGCTGACCCGGTCCACCGTGATCGGGGTTTGCGATGAGCTCGTCGATAAGGGCTGGCTCGATGAGCTGGAAGACGTGCAGGGGACCGGGCGGAAGGGTCGACCCGCGCGCCGCTACGCGCTTCGGGAGCGAGCGGGCGTGGTTGTCGGTATCGACGCGGGGTATGACCGGATGTCTGCCAGGGTTGCTGACCTGCGCGGTGCGAGCCTCGGGACTGCAGAGGTCCGGATACCCGCCCGCTCGCCGAACAGCGTTGATCGGTTGGCCGATGCGGACGAACGGCGCCGCCTCGCCCTGGAGACGTTCGATCGGGCGATGGCAGCGTCAGGCGTCGACCGCTCGCGCGTGCTGGCGCTCACCCTCGGGGTGCCGGCACCCGTTGACGATCGGGGACGGTCGCCCGAGGGCCAGAGCGGGTTCTGGGCCGTGATGAACCCCGACTTCAGCCGGGCCTTCGAGGACGTCGCCCCGATCGTCACCGTCGAGAACGATGCGAACCTCGCGGCGATCGCCGAACGCGCAACAGGGACGGGGCAGGGCCGCGATGTGGGCTCGTACATCTCGATGCTCGTCGGTGAGGGAATCGGCTCCGGGCTGATGATCGAGGGCAGACTCGTGCGCGGCAGGAGGGGCGGCGCCGGCGAAATGCGTTTTCTCGATTACGTCGACGGCGTGGGTTCGGCCAACGGGCTGGCCCTGCTTGCCCGGCGGTGGGCCCTCGATGCACTGGCGGCGGGCGAGGTTGACGCTCGCAGCCCCCTTGGCAGCGTGAACCCCCAAGCGCTGACTGAGAGCGACGTTGCGCAGGCGGCCGAGCTGGGGGATGCTGTTGCGCGCGGAATCCTCGATCGTCTCGCCGAGCGTCTGGCACGAATCTGCATCGTGCTCGGTGATCTGCTCGACGTCGACAGGGTCATCGTTGGCGGCGACCTGGCTGAGTCGCTGCCCGCCGTGATCGCCGGGGCAGCCCTCAGGGTCGCGGGCAGCGGTGACCCGACGGCTCCTGAACTCGTGGCGTCGCGGCTGGGCGGTGGAGCCGTGAGTGTCGGAGCCGTTGAGCACGCGTTGTCCCTGGTGAGGGAACGGGCGCTGGTGCTCGAACCCGGTGCCCGCACCACCGCGGAGCCGGCACCTGTCTGA
- a CDS encoding tripartite tricarboxylate transporter permease, whose amino-acid sequence MDNILSLMEGFATALQPQYLIFGFIGVLVGTAVGVLPGIGPAMTVALLLPLTYSLDPTAALITFAGIYYGGMYGGSTTSILLNTPGESASIVTALEGNKMAKLGRGAAALATAAIGSFVAGTIATVGLTLFAPIIASWAVTLAPADYVALMVVAFITVGALLGSSVWRGLTSLGIGLFLGLVGTEILSGQQRYTFGLLPLADGIDVVLVAVGLFAVGETLYVASRMRHGAIALIPVTRGWRSWMSKDDWRRSWKPWLRGTAIGFPIGTIPAGGADVATFLSYASEKKLSKHKEQFGRGAIEGVAGPEAANNAAAAGVLVPLLTLGLPTTATAAIILSAFQSYGIQPGPQLFTNQPALVWALIASLYIGNVLLLVLNLPLVGIWVKLLQIPRPYLYAGILTFAALGAYAVNFSIVDIVILLIIGIVGYFLRRYGYPIAPLVIGLILGPMAEAQLRRALQLSQGDLGALFTRPFAAICYIALILIIALGLWLRQRQSRLERTLAAAAAADTSVKAAVNQMWDAGDRPTDVRTSDIRVVPWKDDEPKRPRKDSDGTDNKP is encoded by the coding sequence ATGGACAACATCCTGAGCCTGATGGAGGGTTTCGCAACGGCCCTCCAGCCGCAATACCTCATCTTCGGCTTCATCGGCGTGCTCGTCGGCACCGCGGTCGGCGTGCTCCCCGGCATCGGCCCCGCCATGACCGTCGCCCTGCTGTTGCCGCTGACCTATTCGCTCGATCCGACCGCAGCGCTGATCACCTTCGCCGGTATCTACTACGGCGGCATGTACGGCGGCTCGACGACGAGCATCCTGCTGAACACGCCCGGCGAATCCGCCTCGATCGTCACGGCGCTCGAGGGCAACAAGATGGCGAAGCTCGGCCGAGGGGCCGCTGCACTAGCAACGGCGGCCATCGGCTCGTTCGTGGCGGGCACGATCGCGACAGTCGGCCTGACGCTGTTCGCCCCGATCATCGCGTCGTGGGCGGTGACCCTGGCCCCCGCCGATTACGTCGCCCTCATGGTTGTAGCCTTCATCACCGTCGGTGCGCTTCTCGGCTCGTCGGTCTGGCGCGGCCTTACCTCCCTCGGCATCGGCCTGTTCCTCGGGCTCGTCGGCACCGAGATTCTCTCCGGCCAGCAGCGCTACACGTTCGGGCTGCTGCCGCTCGCCGATGGAATCGACGTCGTGCTCGTCGCGGTCGGGCTCTTCGCCGTCGGCGAGACGCTCTACGTCGCGAGCAGGATGCGACACGGCGCGATCGCCCTCATCCCCGTGACCCGTGGCTGGCGCAGCTGGATGTCGAAGGACGACTGGCGCAGGTCCTGGAAACCGTGGCTGCGCGGAACGGCGATCGGTTTCCCGATCGGGACCATTCCTGCCGGTGGAGCGGATGTCGCAACCTTCCTGTCCTACGCGAGCGAGAAGAAACTCTCGAAGCACAAGGAGCAGTTCGGCCGTGGGGCGATCGAGGGCGTCGCCGGGCCGGAGGCGGCGAACAACGCTGCGGCCGCCGGTGTGCTCGTTCCGCTGCTCACCCTCGGACTGCCGACGACGGCGACCGCAGCGATCATCCTCTCGGCATTCCAGTCATACGGCATCCAGCCGGGCCCGCAGTTGTTCACCAACCAGCCCGCGCTGGTCTGGGCGCTGATCGCGAGTCTCTACATCGGAAACGTCCTGCTGCTCGTGCTCAACCTGCCGCTCGTCGGTATCTGGGTGAAGCTCCTGCAGATCCCGCGACCGTACCTCTACGCCGGGATCCTGACCTTCGCGGCCCTGGGCGCGTACGCGGTGAACTTCTCGATCGTCGACATCGTGATCCTGCTGATCATCGGTATCGTCGGCTACTTCCTCCGCAGGTACGGCTACCCGATCGCTCCCCTCGTCATCGGGCTCATCCTCGGACCGATGGCGGAAGCACAGCTTCGGCGAGCGCTTCAACTCAGTCAGGGCGATCTCGGTGCCCTGTTCACGCGCCCGTTCGCGGCGATCTGTTACATCGCCCTGATCCTCATCATCGCTCTCGGGCTCTGGCTGCGCCAGCGGCAAAGCCGGCTCGAGCGCACCCTGGCCGCGGCTGCAGCTGCCGACACCTCGGTCAAGGCTGCGGTGAACCAGATGTGGGATGCCGGCGATCGCCCCACGGATGTGAGAACGTCCGACATCCGTGTGGTGCCGTGGAAGGACGACGAGCCCAAGCGGCCGCGCAAGGACTCAGACGGGACGGACAACAAGCCGTAG
- a CDS encoding tripartite tricarboxylate transporter TctB family protein produces the protein MSSPSTGVPGNGQAHPATGNDPVAAPAARSKLGEYIFAALALALGIFVFAGAFAIRVPGAGTQVGPRVFPFLVGTILIVSAAMVVVDVFRGKLADLEEGEDIDSTAKTDWITLAKITAFVVAHIALIEVIGWPFAAAVLFGGVAWSLGAKRWWMALVIGLVLGLIIFILFGGLLGLSLPSGPLLTWLNPLLATLRG, from the coding sequence ATGTCGAGCCCATCGACGGGTGTGCCCGGCAACGGCCAGGCACACCCGGCGACCGGGAACGACCCGGTTGCCGCTCCCGCGGCGCGGTCGAAGCTCGGCGAGTACATCTTCGCCGCTCTCGCCCTCGCGCTCGGTATCTTCGTTTTCGCCGGTGCCTTCGCCATTCGGGTGCCGGGGGCCGGCACCCAGGTCGGTCCCCGGGTCTTCCCGTTCCTCGTCGGCACCATCCTCATCGTCTCGGCCGCAATGGTGGTCGTCGACGTCTTCCGCGGCAAGCTCGCCGACCTCGAAGAAGGTGAGGACATCGACAGCACCGCGAAGACGGACTGGATCACCCTGGCAAAGATCACGGCGTTCGTGGTCGCGCACATCGCACTCATCGAGGTGATCGGCTGGCCGTTCGCCGCCGCCGTCCTCTTCGGTGGCGTCGCCTGGTCGCTCGGCGCGAAACGCTGGTGGATGGCGCTGGTCATCGGACTGGTGCTCGGCCTCATCATCTTCATCCTCTTCGGCGGCCTCCTCGGCCTCTCCCTGCCATCCGGGCCACTGCTGACCTGGCTGAACCCGCTCCTCGCGACCCTGAGAGGCTGA
- a CDS encoding Bug family tripartite tricarboxylate transporter substrate binding protein: MRRHSLVIVAAATALTLAACSSPAADPATDSEASTEVTDLSIIVPAEPGGGWDQTGRAMSETLTAEGIVDSAPVTNIGGAGGTVGLASLANEKDPHTLMVTGLVMVGAVETNAAQNRMEDTTPIARLTEEALVVVVPADSKYKNLEDLVEDIVENGQDVSVTGGSAGGADHILAGLLLEEAGLSGTEIAESLNYIPNSGGGEAVNLILGNNAAAGISGIGEFVEHIESGTMRALAVSSAEPAENLPDVPTITDEGYDVTLTNWRGVLAPTDISDADRDALIATVTELHDSGAWTEQLETRGWADAFLTGDEFETYLDENITEVTTTLTNIGLVG, from the coding sequence ATGCGACGACACAGCCTGGTCATCGTTGCTGCAGCAACAGCTCTCACGCTCGCGGCCTGCAGCTCACCGGCCGCCGATCCCGCCACAGACTCGGAAGCGAGCACCGAGGTCACCGACCTCTCGATCATCGTCCCCGCAGAGCCGGGTGGCGGCTGGGACCAGACCGGACGCGCGATGTCCGAGACCCTCACGGCCGAGGGCATCGTCGACAGCGCACCGGTCACCAACATCGGTGGAGCCGGCGGCACCGTCGGCCTTGCCTCACTGGCCAACGAGAAAGACCCGCACACGCTCATGGTCACCGGGCTCGTGATGGTCGGCGCGGTTGAGACCAACGCGGCCCAGAACCGGATGGAAGACACAACGCCCATCGCACGCCTCACTGAGGAAGCACTCGTCGTCGTTGTGCCGGCCGACTCGAAGTACAAGAACCTCGAGGATCTCGTCGAAGACATCGTCGAAAACGGCCAGGACGTGTCGGTGACCGGCGGCTCTGCCGGTGGAGCCGACCACATCCTCGCCGGCCTGCTGCTCGAAGAGGCGGGGCTCTCCGGCACCGAGATCGCCGAGAGCCTCAACTACATCCCGAACTCCGGCGGCGGCGAGGCGGTGAACCTCATCCTGGGCAACAACGCAGCGGCGGGCATCTCGGGCATCGGCGAGTTCGTCGAGCACATCGAATCGGGCACGATGAGGGCACTCGCGGTGTCGAGTGCCGAACCGGCCGAGAACCTGCCTGACGTGCCGACCATCACCGATGAGGGCTACGACGTCACGCTCACCAACTGGCGCGGTGTCCTGGCGCCGACGGATATCTCCGACGCTGACCGGGACGCACTCATCGCAACGGTCACCGAACTGCACGACAGCGGCGCGTGGACCGAGCAGCTCGAGACCCGCGGCTGGGCGGATGCGTTCCTCACCGGTGACGAGTTCGAGACGTACCTCGACGAGAACATCACCGAGGTCACCACGACGCTCACGAACATCGGCCTGGTCGGCTGA